A region of Tolypothrix sp. NIES-4075 DNA encodes the following proteins:
- a CDS encoding vWA domain-containing protein — protein MKMYQNQNNPYGDLIENPTPRCACMLVLDVSGSMSGDPISLLSKGVNQFIQEVCQDDFARFAVEVGIITFGSTVDEVTPMQSILGITTPTFSAMGRTPMGEAVSRAIEVLENRKNQYKKYGVPYYQPWIILMTDGEPTDEYFKAAAQLRELAEDSKMLVFGIGIGDHCNLKKLAEFCPANRPPKKLAQYRFREFFQWLSQSMAQVSVSTPGTGVELPSTRGWDSIQL, from the coding sequence ATGAAGATGTATCAAAATCAAAATAACCCATATGGTGATTTAATTGAAAACCCAACACCTCGTTGTGCATGTATGTTGGTCTTGGATGTTAGCGGTAGTATGTCAGGCGATCCAATTAGTTTGCTCAGTAAAGGTGTAAATCAGTTTATTCAAGAAGTCTGTCAAGATGATTTTGCACGCTTTGCTGTGGAAGTAGGAATAATTACTTTTGGCAGTACTGTGGATGAAGTTACTCCTATGCAATCGATTTTAGGAATTACTACACCTACATTTTCTGCTATGGGAAGGACACCGATGGGTGAAGCAGTTTCGAGAGCCATTGAAGTATTGGAAAACCGCAAAAATCAGTATAAAAAATATGGTGTTCCCTACTATCAACCTTGGATTATACTGATGACTGATGGTGAACCAACCGATGAATATTTTAAGGCTGCGGCTCAACTCCGCGAGCTTGCTGAAGATAGTAAAATGCTGGTCTTTGGAATTGGTATTGGTGACCACTGCAACTTGAAGAAACTTGCTGAGTTTTGTCCTGCCAATCGTCCCCCCAAAAAATTAGCACAGTATCGATTCCGAGAATTCTTCCAGTGGCTTTCTCAAAGCATGGCACAAGTAAGCGTTTCCACTCCTGGAACTGGTGTTGAATTACCATCTACCAGAGGTTGGGATAGCATTCAACTTTAA
- a CDS encoding protein kinase domain-containing protein — MSDLIIYDEHRQPRKLGDKVGGGGQGNIYALAENPNIVVKIFNQEKLKERGHELREKVFVQIRVLEDLIKSPYVTWPQIEIFDSNDQWMGYAMKRAKGIPLSNLAHPMLYLKYFPNIDRKGIVQILLHLLDTIDILHKKGIYLGDINLGNFLADPSTFKVYLIDTDSYQVKNARTSQIYPCPVGRPEMTPVEHHGQDFGQVVRTVESDLFSLAILMFQCLMLGQHPYSQVGGGNPVENLRKGNFPYGKGNARPGEMGSLPPGPWYIIWSHLTFNVKSLFIRTLKDGVGDPSSRASLAEWRDALQKYYFAMHRDYNTSEIRPAEPKTSRDNEERTI, encoded by the coding sequence ATGAGCGATTTGATAATCTACGATGAACACAGACAACCACGTAAGCTGGGAGATAAAGTAGGTGGTGGTGGACAAGGAAACATATATGCGCTAGCAGAAAATCCAAATATTGTAGTCAAAATATTTAATCAGGAGAAATTGAAAGAAAGGGGACATGAACTAAGAGAAAAAGTTTTCGTTCAGATTCGTGTGCTAGAAGACCTGATTAAGAGTCCTTATGTGACTTGGCCACAAATAGAAATTTTTGATAGCAATGATCAGTGGATGGGCTATGCCATGAAAAGGGCTAAAGGAATACCACTGAGTAACTTAGCGCATCCAATGCTTTATTTAAAATACTTTCCAAACATAGATAGAAAAGGCATTGTGCAAATATTGTTACATCTTTTAGATACAATTGATATTTTGCACAAAAAAGGAATCTACCTTGGGGACATTAACTTAGGTAATTTTCTTGCAGACCCTTCTACGTTTAAAGTTTATCTGATTGATACAGACAGCTATCAAGTCAAAAATGCTAGGACTTCCCAAATCTATCCTTGTCCTGTAGGTAGACCAGAAATGACACCCGTTGAACATCATGGTCAAGATTTTGGGCAGGTTGTTAGAACAGTTGAAAGTGACTTATTTTCGTTGGCAATTTTAATGTTTCAATGTTTGATGTTGGGACAACATCCTTATAGTCAAGTAGGTGGTGGAAATCCGGTAGAAAATTTGCGAAAAGGTAATTTCCCATACGGAAAAGGAAATGCAAGACCAGGAGAGATGGGATCTCTACCACCAGGTCCCTGGTATATTATTTGGAGCCACTTAACATTTAACGTTAAAAGCCTGTTTATTAGAACACTAAAGGACGGTGTTGGCGACCCATCAAGTCGAGCATCTTTAGCAGAATGGCGAGATGCTTTGCAAAAATATTACTTTGCTATGCATAGGGACTACAACACTTCGGAAATCAGACCAGCAGAACCAAAAACCAGCCGAGATAATGAAGAGAGGACTATTTAA
- a CDS encoding PP2C family serine/threonine-protein phosphatase translates to MSKKTKIAKKVKEEKGIRLTIEEFSELQRKYPDSIEALNHAISSKREKNIYIKLMELHHQQKKSGNDAVPDALLKEIKSKRENNIFQKSKQGKNNVNDVESVEDRLPNPEEDEAYNVNIIENPIHEDRMQQIEWRGIYATTVGRSHLQSHLQVECQDAAKAVSTPRAAIFVADGAGSARFSQFGSKAVVEGLGEFTNSKESIHQQILDQEQILNCNESHEGKEYAYSFIKSAIETLRELSKNKECLVDDLKCTLLMAVLGKHYLFWLKVGDGFIVVEKDNKLELLGSLGKGEFANQTTFLSDRLKDEAIYYGFLPVQNVTGIAAFTDGAAETLVSMDGSKIAGALSNFFAETRGGNFDNDSLLKFLEDETVWASPKGLDDRGIALLA, encoded by the coding sequence ATGAGTAAAAAAACTAAAATAGCAAAAAAGGTAAAAGAAGAAAAGGGCATACGCTTAACAATTGAAGAATTTAGTGAACTGCAAAGAAAGTATCCCGACAGCATAGAAGCACTCAATCATGCCATTTCTAGCAAGCGTGAAAAAAATATCTATATTAAATTAATGGAATTGCATCATCAACAGAAAAAGTCGGGAAATGATGCAGTTCCTGATGCACTTCTAAAAGAAATTAAATCTAAGAGAGAAAATAATATCTTCCAAAAAAGTAAGCAAGGTAAAAATAATGTGAATGATGTGGAATCTGTGGAAGATAGGTTGCCGAATCCAGAAGAGGATGAAGCGTATAATGTGAATATTATAGAAAATCCGATTCATGAAGACAGGATGCAGCAAATAGAGTGGCGAGGTATTTATGCTACTACTGTTGGTCGTTCTCACCTTCAATCGCATCTACAAGTAGAATGCCAAGATGCAGCAAAAGCTGTATCAACACCACGGGCAGCTATTTTTGTGGCAGATGGTGCTGGAAGTGCTAGATTTTCTCAATTTGGTTCTAAGGCTGTTGTTGAGGGGTTGGGTGAATTTACCAATTCAAAGGAATCTATTCATCAACAGATATTAGACCAAGAACAAATACTTAATTGTAATGAAAGTCATGAAGGTAAAGAATATGCGTATAGTTTTATAAAATCTGCAATTGAAACATTACGAGAACTTTCAAAAAATAAAGAATGTCTGGTTGATGACTTGAAGTGTACGTTATTGATGGCTGTGCTTGGCAAACATTATTTATTTTGGCTGAAAGTCGGAGATGGCTTTATTGTTGTCGAAAAGGATAACAAGCTTGAGTTACTCGGTTCTTTAGGAAAAGGAGAATTTGCCAACCAAACGACATTTCTTAGTGATCGCTTGAAAGACGAAGCAATTTATTACGGTTTTTTACCTGTTCAAAATGTGACGGGTATTGCTGCATTTACAGATGGTGCAGCAGAAACTCTAGTGAGTATGGATGGTTCTAAAATAGCAGGTGCGTTAAGTAACTTTTTCGCAGAAACCAGAGGAGGCAATTTTGATAATGACAGCTTACTTAAATTTTTAGAAGATGAAACGGTTTGGGCATCTCCTAAAGGTCTTGATGACAGAGGAATTGCTCTATTGGCGTAG